The nucleotide window GATCGGACCCGAATCAGGAGTCGACAAGCTCCAGGCAGCCTGGGCAGGGACGTAGGCCCATCTACGACACTGTAGAGAGCAGTAGGAGCAGGAGGGTTTACGTGTGAAAGAGTTGACTCTCAGGGTACCACATACCTACATCCCTTTCACAAACCACCTAGACTTTGAACTCTGTCATCCCGAGTATCCCTCATGTCACATACGGCACTGGATAAACTGTTCACGAGTCCGGCCTCTTTGTCACAAGGGGAACATCTTTCAGTTAGCTTTCTTCCTATCACCTGTTGAAAGAGTCGAATTGTTACAGTGTGTTCAACTAGGCCTGCCGACGATCATTTTTTAGCAACACGCTATCATTAATCCGGTATATCAGCGGCTATCAACTATCCTGTGAGACCGGCCTCATTCAAGACCCCTATTGCAGACAAGGAAGTCAGAACAACAATTAAGCCCTGTCCGGGACACTGGCAAGGCTCTGACCTGCGCCGCAAAGGGGGCTTGATGAGCTGAACCACCATTGGACACCAAATCAAACGGTATTGGCCAAGATTTGCCTGGACCACCTGCACTCTGCACTGTCACCACCTGTCACACCCCACGATGGCTTAGTTTGGCGCTCAAAAGTCTGCAGCGTAACCGCCACAATTCATCCCAAGGCAGACTATCACTTCTGAGCAACATAGCACAAGTACCGGTACCTTCCTGGAGCTGAACCCCTAAACGCGAGATACCCCAAGATTGCACGACAAAGACTGTTACCTGACTTCCCACCTCCATCATTTCCAACCTCAAATCATCATCGCGTCATGACACCAAGCAAGAACCATGCGCCGCGACAATGTTAACCGGCATGGAATTCTGGAAAGacttccccatcaccaacaacaacgacagcaacaCCTTGCCATTATTACCCATCACCAGCCCAGAAACATGGCTCCGTCTAATGAACCACTCCACCGCCAAGCTCGGCCTCTCCTACTTCCCACCAAACCTCATCGCCGTCCCTCACAACTTCTCCTCATTTGACACCATCCCAACCAACAGCCTggtcatcaccctccccgacccAGACTCTTCCCGCTTAGAAAACAACCCTCAGAAATTAGACCAACTAATCTACGGTCTCATCTGCACGTTAGCTGGCATCTGGGTGGCAGTCTGGGCAGCATGGACGTGGTACCACAACGGCACTCTTCTCATCCCACGAGTATCACCACCAGGCTCAAAAGACGTAAACAATGACGTCGAACTCGGCGCCCACACCGCAGCAGTGG belongs to Podospora bellae-mahoneyi strain CBS 112042 chromosome 6, whole genome shotgun sequence and includes:
- a CDS encoding hypothetical protein (EggNog:ENOG503P80I) gives rise to the protein MLTGMEFWKDFPITNNNDSNTLPLLPITSPETWLRLMNHSTAKLGLSYFPPNLIAVPHNFSSFDTIPTNSLVITLPDPDSSRLENNPQKLDQLIYGLICTLAGIWVAVWAAWTWYHNGTLLIPRVSPPGSKDVNNDVELGAHTAAVDFVSPETFHAGFLKYYYDVGGDEHQLADNIFSHSADSQNKREKPVTGEDVEELTKLVQKMYEIDVELFGLQDARYITEDKKDKLRRKREAMLVEAARVVESWADRRWLHINKWEEGEYDTVLEILDVLREYVEAERQKRVYVY